From Opisthocomus hoazin isolate bOpiHoa1 chromosome 10, bOpiHoa1.hap1, whole genome shotgun sequence, a single genomic window includes:
- the CCNB2 gene encoding G2/mitotic-specific cyclin-B2 isoform X2 produces the protein MALPLPRRALVTRGMENAATEHKAKAHLAGKRAALEEIGNKVATRGTRIAKKTECSKAPTKPAKGPSKMTKVTAAPKPPAAVNQAVKETTASKVLSPVPMDVSMQEEDLCQAFSDVLLGNVEDIDAEDWENPQLCSDYVKDIYEYLRELELQQSVRPRYLDGKTINGRMRAILVDWLVEVHSRFQLLQETLYMCVAIMDRFLQSHPVPRESLQLVGVTALLLASKYEEMLSPDVGDFVYITDNAYTSDEVREMEITILKELNFNLGRPLPIHFLRRASKAGEGTKQEYYTGYTEESLVTTMKHMAKNVVKVNERLMKYTAIKTKYASSKLLMISTIPQLSGKIIKDLALPLLG, from the exons ATGGCGTTGCCTCTGCCGCGCCGCGCCCTT GTCACTAGAGGGATGGAGAATGCTGCGACCGAACATAAAGCCAAAGCTCACCTTGCTGGCAAAAGGGCTGCTTTAGAAGAAATAGGAAATAAAGTCGCAACGAGAGGAACACGTATAGCTAAG AAAACAGAATGCTCCAAAGCACCCACAAAGCCTGCGAAAGGACCTAGTAAGATGACGAAGGTAACTGCAGCACCTAAACCTCCAGCTGCTGTGAATCAAGCTGTCAAAGAAACGACTGCTTCAAAG GTTCTGTCTCCTGTCCCCATGGATGTATCTATGCAAGAGGAGGATTTGTGCCAAGCCTTCTCTGATGTGTTGCTCGGCAATGTAGAAGACATTGATGCTGAGGACTGGGAGAATCCCCAGCTGTGTAGTGACTACGTAAAAGATATCTATGAGTATCTGAGAGAGCTTGAG CTGCAGCAGTCGGTTCGACCGCGTTACCTGGACGGGAAGACGATCAATGGGCGTATGCGTGCGATTTTAGTGGACTGGCTTGTCGAGGTCCACTCAAGGTTCCAGCTTTTGCAGGAAACACTGTATATGTGTGTTGCAATTATGGATCGCTTCTTACAA AGTCATCCAGTACCTCGTGAGAGCCTTCAACTGGTGGGTGTAACAGCACTGCTTCTAGCCTCAAAATACGAAGAGATGCTCTCTCCTGATGTTGGAGACTTTGTTTACATTACTGACAATGCCTACACCAGTGACGAAGTTAGAGAAATGGAGATTACAATTCTTAAAGAATTAAACTTCAATTTAGGACGACCTCTTCCAATTCACTTCTTAAGAAGAGCATCAAAAGCCGGGGAG GGTACAAAGCAGGAGTACTACACTGGCTACACAGAAGAGAGTCTTGTGACGACTATGAAACATATGGCCAAGAATGTGGTCAAAGTAAATGAGAGGTTAATGAAATACACT GCTATAAAGACCAAATACGCAAGCAGCAAGCTACTGATGATCAGCACAATCCCTCAACTGAGCGGCAAGATAATCAAGGACCTGGCGCTGCCGCTCCTGGGGTAG
- the CCNB2 gene encoding G2/mitotic-specific cyclin-B2 isoform X1: MALPLPRRALVTRGMENAATEHKAKAHLAGKRAALEEIGNKVATRGTRIAKKTECSKAPTKPAKGPSKMTKVTAAPKPPAAVNQAVKETTASKVLSPVPMDVSMQEEDLCQAFSDVLLGNVEDIDAEDWENPQLCSDYVKDIYEYLRELELQQSVRPRYLDGKTINGRMRAILVDWLVEVHSRFQLLQETLYMCVAIMDRFLQSHPVPRESLQLVGVTALLLASKYEEMLSPDVGDFVYITDNAYTSDEVREMEITILKELNFNLGRPLPIHFLRRASKAGEADAKQHTLAKYLMELTLIDYDMVHHRPSEIAAAALCLSQKILGNNRWGTKQEYYTGYTEESLVTTMKHMAKNVVKVNERLMKYTAIKTKYASSKLLMISTIPQLSGKIIKDLALPLLG; encoded by the exons ATGGCGTTGCCTCTGCCGCGCCGCGCCCTT GTCACTAGAGGGATGGAGAATGCTGCGACCGAACATAAAGCCAAAGCTCACCTTGCTGGCAAAAGGGCTGCTTTAGAAGAAATAGGAAATAAAGTCGCAACGAGAGGAACACGTATAGCTAAG AAAACAGAATGCTCCAAAGCACCCACAAAGCCTGCGAAAGGACCTAGTAAGATGACGAAGGTAACTGCAGCACCTAAACCTCCAGCTGCTGTGAATCAAGCTGTCAAAGAAACGACTGCTTCAAAG GTTCTGTCTCCTGTCCCCATGGATGTATCTATGCAAGAGGAGGATTTGTGCCAAGCCTTCTCTGATGTGTTGCTCGGCAATGTAGAAGACATTGATGCTGAGGACTGGGAGAATCCCCAGCTGTGTAGTGACTACGTAAAAGATATCTATGAGTATCTGAGAGAGCTTGAG CTGCAGCAGTCGGTTCGACCGCGTTACCTGGACGGGAAGACGATCAATGGGCGTATGCGTGCGATTTTAGTGGACTGGCTTGTCGAGGTCCACTCAAGGTTCCAGCTTTTGCAGGAAACACTGTATATGTGTGTTGCAATTATGGATCGCTTCTTACAA AGTCATCCAGTACCTCGTGAGAGCCTTCAACTGGTGGGTGTAACAGCACTGCTTCTAGCCTCAAAATACGAAGAGATGCTCTCTCCTGATGTTGGAGACTTTGTTTACATTACTGACAATGCCTACACCAGTGACGAAGTTAGAGAAATGGAGATTACAATTCTTAAAGAATTAAACTTCAATTTAGGACGACCTCTTCCAATTCACTTCTTAAGAAGAGCATCAAAAGCCGGGGAG GCTGATGCTAAGCAACACACGCTAGCAAAATACTTAATGGAGCTGACGCTGATAGACTATGACATGGTCCACCATCGGCCTTCGGAGATTGCAGCTGCTGCGTTATGCTTGTCCCAAAAGATTCTGGGAAATAACAGATGG GGTACAAAGCAGGAGTACTACACTGGCTACACAGAAGAGAGTCTTGTGACGACTATGAAACATATGGCCAAGAATGTGGTCAAAGTAAATGAGAGGTTAATGAAATACACT GCTATAAAGACCAAATACGCAAGCAGCAAGCTACTGATGATCAGCACAATCCCTCAACTGAGCGGCAAGATAATCAAGGACCTGGCGCTGCCGCTCCTGGGGTAG